DNA sequence from the Siniperca chuatsi isolate FFG_IHB_CAS linkage group LG3, ASM2008510v1, whole genome shotgun sequence genome:
TACCCACGTTTTTTTCAAACTCTACGACTCCAGTTTGTAACAGAGGCTTTCTGTCGACACTCAGTCTCCAAACCCTAGCTTGATAActagataaccctgatgacatcacaattacatcatcagggttattttctcagacttgacaaagccgATGACAGGGCCACAGATGACATTATACAACCGTTTTCACAGGATGAGTAGTACTCCCCGTGACCAGTAATCTGAGCTAATctgtggagtgcccctttaaggtCATCTAATGTTAGCAAAGATAGCACACTCTGTAACCAGTAATTTGCATCTTTGCTTTGTCATTGGCTATTTACAATGAAACATATCAATCCAAATAATAAATTGGCATAAATCACCATTAAGCAACAATAGCACATAATCTCACGTAACTATTGACATTACTTCATGACAGGTAATTGAAATCCCTCCTGTAAGTGTTGCATTTACTCCGCTCTGTTTAGACTGTTTCTGTTGCTCTTTTCATTTCAGCCTCATATTGCAAAGTCAGGCAGATATTTCACCTTGAGGAATTTGTCCTTTAGCTTCTGCCAGCTCTGTGCCACTCAGCACTTTTTTTCCCCCGGACTCCAGAAATCATTATCAGCCACTGTGGGGTATTTAAACTGCAGCCAAGTTGGTACTTTGAtattcctccttctctctgacaCCCTTAACTCCCACTGATCTCGCTGAGATagacatcactgcagcaaagaTTTGGGGGTAATTCATCGTCTAagaggtgcatgtgtgtgccttttTGTGTGCCAACAGTTACAACGCTACACCATGCACTGAAATCTGAGCATGGTTCATTTGAGCTGTCCAACTTAGATACagaacatgtaaaataaatatttctgaacactttattttctttctcatccACTGAGCCAACCCACATTCCTCTCGAGACGCCACAAAAATCAATAATGCTGTAAATTTTGCAACAGTCAGAATGAGGAGAGTATCtctattttctcaatcaaatAAATGCATTCCAATCACATATCACACAGCAATTctcttttttcaaatgtttctgcAGCCttatacagagagaaaacaataaACTAGCAAAACCTTGAGTCTTTTGTGTTAACTTTTGGTGCTCAAgtttgtctgagtgtgtgtgtgtgtgtgtgtgtgtgtgtgtgtgtgtgtgtgtgtgtttgtgtggcttgAGTCTATGTGAAtttgtatgtctttgtgtgtagAAGATGTTTGCAAGGGGTTGCGTGCATGGAAAAGTTAgataatttcagtattttttgtcttttctgggtgcactcacacagaaacattgcacacacacacacctaccatTCATGCCATTGTAGATGCTCCGATGATGTGGCGACAGTTCGTCTCCAGCCGGCCTCCTCTGCCCCTCTCTCACAGGGCTGCCAAATTTCACATGGTCAGGGCTCATACTGTACTGGTGCCTATGAGTTTCAGGACTGCCTCCCTGGACCGCGCAGCCCTTTTCATGGTGCTCAGTGCTCCCTAAATATGCCTGCCGGGGCTCTGGGCTCCCGCAGCCAGTACTGCTAATGCTGCTCCTGTGGTGCCTCTGATAGAGCTCACCACTGCCTCCCTGACCCAGGAAGTGCTGCCTCTGGCCCAGGAGGAGATCAGAGCTGTGGTGCTTGGGGTGCTGCTCCGGACTGCGTCGGCCCACGTTCCTCCCGTATTTTTCAGGGCTGAGGCCCCGCATGACTCGACTGTGGTCAGGCACCGATATGGAGCCACAGCGGGGCCGGCAGAGCTGGGGCAGGGTGTATGGGTACTCCAGGCTTGTACTCCGGTGGCGCCCAGCAGGGTGCTCAGGGCTGGACACCTCCCtatctcctccacctccacctcctgttCCACTGATGCTGCTACACCTGGGTTTGTGCACAAGCTCAGGGCTCCCTTTTTCCCCACCACTACCAACTCCACCCACCCCTGCAGCCAGGTGAGGCTGCTTATGGTGAGGGTGATCGGAGCTGTCGGCACTCCCTGCACTGGAGGTGCTGCTCCCGTCCCCCACGTCTCTCATCAGGAGCCCATGCCCGGGCACCAGCAGCAAACTATTCTGGCTGTCTATGGAGTTGCGGCAACCTCCCACCCCTacaccccctccccctccactTCCTCCGCCGCCACTTACTCCACCTACCACCCCCTTCTCCTcgtccagcagcaggcagagctCCTTGAGCTCCAGATTCTCCCGGATTACCTCCTCCTGTCGAAGCTCCAGCTCCTTGAGTTTCTGGAGGTAGAGGGTCACCTCTTTGCGCATGATGCTGGCGCTGTAACGTCCCAAGCGCTGCCACTCCCTGGATACACGTTTGCCTTTCTGGCGGTCGTCGTCCAGGAAGCAGCACAAGTCCCGCAGCTCACGGTTGTCCTCCTGCAGCTTCTGATTAATGTcctgagaggaagagaaggaaaaaacaggagaaaaagagagataagTTAAACTGAGGCCTAGGAAGcatcattaaataaaacaatgctgATCAGTGCAGAAAGAACACAAATGTGCTTATGATTTGGTACAGAACAATAGTTTGTCTTCTATTAATTTAACTCCCAAGTAAATCACTGCAACCATTGTCCAATTTCAATCCATTTCACTGCTCTTTTAGATATCAGTCAAACGCTGTATGCAatcataatgaaatgaaatcctaatcctctctgtctctcccatAAAAGCACTGACTCACTGTGTACCATTCAATGTGAAGTGCATAATGTAGATTAGACTGCTCTGTAGGAGAAGGAGAggccacacacaaaaataagaaTGGGTTAGGGCAGTGAAATCACACACCCTGAACATTCTACACCCAGCAACGTTTACTTAAACATCCCTTCTTCACCTCCCCAAGAGCTCCTTCTTTTCTCCCCTATCCTCCCTCTCCCACTCTCCCCCTTTCTTACACCCTCCAGCTCTTTCCTGTGTAATTAAGCAGCTTGGATGGGTGGAGAGGTGAGGAGGTCTCCAAAAAAGGCAAACGATCACCATGTGCTTTATCTGAGGCTACCTCAGGCGGGGTCTCAGCTTTAACTGTAAACATTGTGGACATTGTGCCATAGTCATGTCATTAGTAGTGCAGAAAATGAAGGCAGTAGGTAAAGGTTACTTGCATGTACTTTCAAAGCAAATGCCACATTGTTCTAAAGGCAaattgtacatactgtagatttatGTGCAAGAATGTGAGGTGTGTGAAGTTAAGACAGAGATATCTGGATGCCCTCTTTCTTAGGAGGATGAATTTCTGCCTCATTGGcctgtactgtacttttaccTGTACTGTTTCATAAGCTGAGTTGTAgggatacattttgtcattgaCTTTGGTCACAAGAATCCTCTCCCTTGTTAATTAAACTCTTCTTGTTTTTTAGAACCCTGAATATCCCATCGCCCTGCAAAAGTTGAATGAATATAAGCCTGCCTGAGGTTAACCATGGCCCATGAAGCCAATGTGCACACAGGGTCTACTTTCATCCATATCAGATTTTCATACAGGCCTACACAATGGCTCAATGAACTTCAGTGATACCATCTATTCTCACACCATGTTTGCAGAGGCGCTCTCTTAACAGCGGAACATCCCTCTTTGCCATGCGCGTTCTCAGGTGCGCTCCAAACCTATGATCTCATCCTTCACCAATGCGCGCCCCCTCACCTTCAGCCCCCTGATCTCGTTCAAGTGCAGCTGGAGGCTACGATTGACCTCTCGGATGAGATTCCCGTGGTCCAGAATCACGCTCATCTTGTCGGACTCGGACCGCCTCAGCCGCCGCACCAGATCCTCCTTGGTCCACTTGAGCAGCTCCTCGTCAGTCAGACCGGAGATGTCTTCCGCTGGACTTTCAGTCTTCGCTATCGACAGCTGGAGCTGAGGCTGGGGCGGCGGAGTCGCTTTCTCCATTGGCACAGCTCCTCCGGCACCGACAAAGGGCTGAAAATAGTCAGAGGCTCGTTGACAACCTCTGCTCGCATCCGCTCCCCGGTCGACTTAAGGTGGAAAACGGTCACCGGTAGAAAGTCAGTCGCATAGTT
Encoded proteins:
- the ccdc85al gene encoding coiled-coil domain containing 85A, like isoform X1 is translated as MEKATPPPQPQLQLSIAKTESPAEDISGLTDEELLKWTKEDLVRRLRRSESDKMSVILDHGNLIREVNRSLQLHLNEIRGLKDINQKLQEDNRELRDLCCFLDDDRQKGKRVSREWQRLGRYSASIMRKEVTLYLQKLKELELRQEEVIRENLELKELCLLLDEEKGVVGGVSGGGGSGGGGGVGVGGCRNSIDSQNSLLLVPGHGLLMRDVGDGSSTSSAGSADSSDHPHHKQPHLAAGVGGVGSGGEKGSPELVHKPRCSSISGTGGGGGGDREVSSPEHPAGRHRSTSLEYPYTLPQLCRPRCGSISVPDHSRVMRGLSPEKYGRNVGRRSPEQHPKHHSSDLLLGQRQHFLGQGGSGELYQRHHRSSISSTGCGSPEPRQAYLGSTEHHEKGCAVQGGSPETHRHQYSMSPDHVKFGSPVREGQRRPAGDELSPHHRSIYNGMNALISAGCCTNNCRNVKLWDSFDASS
- the ccdc85al gene encoding coiled-coil domain containing 85A, like isoform X2, coding for MEKATPPPQPQLQLSIAKTESPAEDISGLTDEELLKWTKEDLVRRLRRSESDKMSVILDHGNLIREVNRSLQLHLNEIRGLKDINQKLQEDNRELRDLCCFLDDDRQKGKRVSREWQRLGRYSASIMRKEVTLYLQKLKELELRQEEVIRENLELKELCLLLDEEKGVVGGVSGGGGSGGGGGVGVGGCRNSIDSQNSLLLVPGHGLLMRDVGDGSSTSSAGSADSSDHPHHKQPHLAAGVGGVGSGGEKGSPELVHKPRCSSISGTGGGGGGDREVSSPEHPAGRHRSTSLEYPYTLPQLCRPRCGSISVPDHSRVMRGLSPEKYGRNVGRRSPEQHPKHHSSDLLLGQRQHFLGQGGSGELYQRHHRSSISSTGCGSPEPRQAYLGSTEHHEKGCAVQGGSPETHRHQYSMSPDHVKFGSPVREGQRRPAGDELSPHHRSIYNGMNALMPLLDPNLTS
- the ccdc85al gene encoding coiled-coil domain containing 85A, like isoform X3; translated protein: MDINQKLQEDNRELRDLCCFLDDDRQKGKRVSREWQRLGRYSASIMRKEVTLYLQKLKELELRQEEVIRENLELKELCLLLDEEKGVVGGVSGGGGSGGGGGVGVGGCRNSIDSQNSLLLVPGHGLLMRDVGDGSSTSSAGSADSSDHPHHKQPHLAAGVGGVGSGGEKGSPELVHKPRCSSISGTGGGGGGDREVSSPEHPAGRHRSTSLEYPYTLPQLCRPRCGSISVPDHSRVMRGLSPEKYGRNVGRRSPEQHPKHHSSDLLLGQRQHFLGQGGSGELYQRHHRSSISSTGCGSPEPRQAYLGSTEHHEKGCAVQGGSPETHRHQYSMSPDHVKFGSPVREGQRRPAGDELSPHHRSIYNGMNALISAGCCTNNCRNVKLWDSFDASS